In the genome of Aedes aegypti strain LVP_AGWG chromosome 2, AaegL5.0 Primary Assembly, whole genome shotgun sequence, the window CTCCTATAGGCAAAGTTGAGTTTTTATTATTATCGAACAAAATTGGGACGATTAGATTGAAATTCTTACTGCTTCCACAGTAAACGGAACAAATGTTTGTGTCAACCACGAAAATACTGCTGAATCTATTGTCGGTATTATAAATGTCATAGTATGtctggtttttgagatattaattGTTGAGAAGGCACCATTTATCgttttcagccaacttgcatccAAGTTTTCCAGCATGTATTTTGATTTATGTGCCTAATACACTACAAAAAAACAGCATTTAGGCTGTATAAGTAGAATTCGAATTCATGAAGTGCGTGTTACTTTTTAATGatatggaaaattattttttctggtcatataaaagaaacaacaaattttgtattaaggctgcaagcatgttaaaaatttgattaaattggTATTAAATCGGGAAATTTTAGTCAAACTATGCCTCATATACAACTTTAAGTGCTAGTTTCCATATTCGGTGGAATAAATTatcgaaaaaatatataaacaatAGTTTAAATTTCCTTTAAACATCAATCAAACCAGTATTTTAAactactttgacgacctgtagcaaatgtgacgtgctggaaaatttctatgagcggcaatggattcagcagccCAAATTTACTGGAAATACACAATTGGATATTTGAAACAAGCGTAAATGTTATTTTCTCTGCATTGTCATTCAGCAGAATGATACGAGATACTAGGAAATCTTTTAGTGCTTGTAACCATCCGAAAACATCCAGAAGTAGATCGCAGCTGATGCAAAAACCGAGAAATGCATACACTATTTCACAATACTAATCACTTACCTCATTCTCCTTCCAGGACGTTCACTGCCTGTCTTATGTGTTCATCTGTTCCATTGGTACGGCCTTTTGGACCACTTCAACCTAGACGTAGTTAGAGTATGGAAATTGTTTAGTTTAATCGAGGAAGGTTACCATAGTACGAACCCGTATCACAATTCAATTCACGCGACTGACGTAACACAAGCAATGCACTGTTTCTTGCAAGAGAAGCGCATCCTGGAGAATCTGAGCCCGCTGGAGATCATGGCGTCGTTGATCGGTGCCGTTACGCATGACTTGGACCACCCGGGCGTGAATCAACCGTTCTTGATTGCAACCTCCAACCACCTGGCGGCGCTCTACGAGAACACCTCGGTGCTAGAGAACCATCACTGGCGATCGGCCGTCGGATGCCTGCTGGAGAGTGGCGTCGCCGAACAGATACAGGGTATTCGACCGGAACTGGAAAAGCAGATCAGCTCTCTAATCCTGGCAACGGACATCACCAGGCAGCAGGAATTCATCAGCCAGTTCCGCGACTATCTCTCCCACGATACGTTGGATATGCGTAACAAAGAACATCGGCACTTTATTCTGCAAATCGCGCTCAAATGTGCAGACATCTCCAATCCCTGCCGGCCATGGGATATTAGTAAAAAGTGGAGTTTGAAAGTGTGCGAAGAGTTCTTCCGCCAGGGAGACTACGAAAGACAGCTCAATCTGCCGGTCACTTCGCTCTGTGATCGGCACTCGACGTCGGTGCCCAAGATTCAAACTGGCTTCTTCAAATTCGTTGTCACACCCTTGATGGACGAGTGGCATCGATTCCTGAAGACTGATCTATCCTACAATATGATGCACCATCTGAAATACAATCAGATTCAATGGGAAAGCAAACTGCAGGCAGAGATGAACGAAGAAACTCGAACCGAGATATCTGACGCGGAGCTACTGGATGAAGATGTCGATGATAACGACGACCAAGATGAACCGCTGCACGATCTGTCGGACAGTTCGGAGATTCTTATCCCGAGTGCTGCCAAGTTCGGTCGACGAAGTTCTCTACAAATCTCTGGCTTCTGTGGTGCTCGCAGCGAACGGCGGTTCTCCGTTCCCATACATAGTATACCGAAGATTGTGCTTCCAGCACGAGACCACCGAGAATCTAATCTCCCACCGGAATCAATCCAGGAAAGCGACGAGCACAAGTTCGACAACGACTCGCTCTCGATCTTCTCGTCGGACAGCGATAGTCTTCATCGGGGAGCACGTGGTTCTTCCACCGGCAGCACCGCCGATCGAGAACGTCCGCTCAGTGCAGAAAATCTACTTCCAGACTGCAGTATTGCATCGATGACCGCTGGAATCTGTGGCGATCGACTGAATCTAGTGCTTCACGGAGCCGTTAGCGTAGGAAATAACGCGAATCTTCTCACCGTTGGAACTTCCAAGCATCTTATCAGACAGCAAACCTTCCCACCGTTGCAACCGTACATTCGCACTCGTTACATGTCTTCACAGGCGGAACTCGGTGCTTGTCCGGAGGCCCTCCTCGAATCCAACTCCAGCAGTAGCTCTTCCAACTCCCACCCGGAGGCAAACAGTGAATCTCGTGGCATCCTTATGACCAAAAAGGAAAGCACCAAGCGGGAAACGGATTCGTCCACTTCCGGCGAAAAAGCGAAAATCCCGAAGCTCTCTCTCGGCCAGAAGGAGAATCTCGACCCATCGATGCTGAAGCGAAGCCTCAGCCGGCGGAGAGGCTCCGCTCCGGTCACCGTAGCTTTACCCCCGAAACCCGTCGAATCTGACCTAAGCGTATCGTTCGTCATCAAGACGTGCGATTTGCGGCGAGGCTCTATGCCTGCCGAATTCATCACTTCCATGCGTAGGTGTTCCGTGAAACCCCAAGTAACCACATTCATTAATCACATTTTCCTTATCCCACAGATACAAAAGACCAACCGAACGGTGCCCAGCCGGAAGTGACGGCCACCGTGCTTCCGAACAACATCGGTCCGGCGTACAACATGCAACGACGCGGATCGGTACCGTGTGATAGCTCAAACAGCGTTGTGATTCGGAACAGCTTTAACAACAAACGGCGCAGTGCGAAGAAAATCCTTAGGCGGCGATCGTCTGGCGGAGCAGAAATCCTCAGTCCCATCCTGTCGGAGGATGCCACCAGCTCGGGCAATGGTGCCGGTGCCGGGAGCAGTGCGACCTCGTCTTCGACGGCATGGCAGCGGTTCAAGCGGCGAGCCGATGCCGAGAATCTGCTGTCGCGACGGCGTGGATCACTGCCCGTCGAAGTGCTCACCATTGGATATTCGGGTAAGTGAATTGCTCtatatattgcaattttagggaaaactttccgttttacggttcaacgaaaagctaccgcagctgtcacatcactgatttgcactggtaaatTATCAGTaagcttcaatgataccttggacaccgtcttgatgatcgttgtttgtagctatttttcatagcgttttctctttcaagcatactatgattgatttgtttgcttcaatgatggaatgatttTGATGCCTGCGGTAgtactttgacagctgcggtagaactctgcggctaccgcaaaccggaaaattttcttaacaaccgtaatatttGGTGTTAAacccttttctttttttttttttttgaagtgctACGAACTTATAGATTTCATTTTTAACCCTGGGTAAGAACTAAATCGAGATTAAAATTAGGCCATGAAGTTCCCCAGAAGTttcttttttgacttgagagcTGCTTAGGATGCTCCTCGAGATTTTATTGGAGCTATTATTTTAAAGTTCCTATTACTACCCATAAAagtataactgtcccatatggattttcaagCCAACACCTTTTCCATAGCTACATTATTTTTAATGTACACTTTACTGTGCATATAAAAATTAGaacactttgtatgaaaatgttgtgtaaaaatatgaaatttgtgcagtcccatattgaaaaatgaaggcataacagtccctaTATgaacttttactccaaatagcgactgcaaaacgtgaattgtgttcaagtttatatttttcgctaataaatggtcggcgttaagtcagaggggaccaagtacagaacttgggaaaattggattattcgttcattagatgcgaaattagctcacctccatttcactttgatcagatttgatgaatgctgtaaattgCGAGAGATATactataaatttactttggatgatcaataaaaatcgataaaagtgtgcagtcagagtggaccaagtgcttattaccataacagcgaaattGATCAGCGCACTGAGGAATACGAGGAAATGAAaccatttcaagagatttgtcagatttgtcggcatcgaatgattcttctactcatctatcaatataaattcataaacattacttaattcgatgcatttgattttgatttttggctaTTTATCATATCTGGATgagtggtcagaaattgcaacaatttttgtgCAGACaaagtggaccaagtgtttaaaaacaaataaactgattgattattgcatttttgagtCATTTTCAAAGTCCGATAGGAGTtcatggtagttctatggtgtatgtatggcatgttCTAGAActcgcttattggaccagtgtATTTTTGTCGGCACTTaggattttcacttggtccactctgactgaacgcatatttgaatatttctggtctccAATGCtttgaccctgcaaaaccttaattttcaagctatcaaaaTGCCACTAATTTCGAGAGTGACGatatgaattattgaagaatttacgattcTGGTGtagaagggtcttgataatctgtttatcttagagatttgcacccagtttgaccatgcaagcattaaatgattgttattttcctagaaattgttcagtcagagtggaccaagtacacatagtccatcaaaaaatcgttctatcagaggtttggattatgatttttcatgattatcacttcacattatattatgtgagagtaacacaaagatgtgtagaaatattgaaccaaaattttaacgagttaaaaaattacagagcgttagactttaagcccatttttctcaaaatatgaaaaatgtcacttggtccactctgtcttaaccctctaatacccaaatttttattttcgatttaattattatttttcgttatctaaaatcgttctaaacacgttttgggcatttatttatttttattcgcaaatttttaaattttggtttttgatttttataatttttatttttgaacatccctagcttttttcattttttcttgaagccttttctagttgttgatttttggcaataataaaaatttaagatgttacggtatttttaaaaatattaaatttttaatttttttcggagcgtgttttattttccgtgtaactaacggaaaaacaggtttgaaatgattttaataccaccaggctcttttttgtaataggttaatcgtagaaaaatataaaaggtacgattttttatattacacgttaaatgaagctcaggcatttgtaggttatataagaaagcaatttttcaaacaatttctaaaaatacaaaaaagtttcaaaagtcataaaaaacttttcttatatgcgtgttatgagtcaaggtataaaccaaaaataaaatcattttgatttccgagctacgaaaaaatacacaaaattccaaagtgtaccccgtctaaaggcggggttgggtattagagggttaatgtcGACcaaatagaagcaaaatgagttatctgTGCGGTGTTGCGAAATGAATAAGGCttgcagaaatgtactagaaaattatgaacatttgtataaaaagacaaacttcaaacttagAGCGCTGTTTTCTTAATATCTATTCCATATGGGAcggttatgcttttatgggtaAATTAGCAGTGTTGTAAAAATCTCCAATTCTAAAAATTCACGTTTGAAATTTTGCATGCGTGAGTTTTCAATCAAGCAAATCAGCAATCAGTATGTGTATCagtaggcttcgtggcctttagcggcgtcagtcgtttaggcgtattaggccatgaagtgtgggttcgattcccgctccagtcggtggaaacttttcgtcaaacgaaaacttcatcattgggctactgggtgtttcgtgttgtccgttgcctaatgtttgtgaacGTTTAGTCCGTGCAGCCTTAAGCTGAAGACGGTGACAATTCTTACTTTCAAATTGTGATGCTTGCGAGATCCAATATTTTTTCCGATATTCAAAATGAATaccaaataagttcaaatttaagGAGATACGACATTTAAGGATTATGACTTTTCTAAAAAAgtgtgcatatttcaaggatttgTTATTCTTCGCATCCATTACTCTCTATAATGGCTTACTTtccttctaatacaccatcttgattggaccatgatttctcattttttcgACGGTgttcggtattgggtgctgtccggtactgggggatctctccCTACCACGTGAAcgaatacccaagatttataaaaaatggctttttcgcaaactgtttaactagctggcgtacgaggggtccaccaatttgagaaaaccgaaaggaccaccctttagttttagcatatactagtGATCAGTGACATACatttggaattctaacgatgggtgccgatggcggcctgatttcagcgagaattgctcataaggTCTTTATGATACAGCCCCACCCATGCGCGTTGCCAGAGGAGAGCAAAAGGGGTGTTTCCCCTTGGCCTAGGAAAAATTAAAACACAAATAAAACTGGTTTGTTACGAAGGTTTCTATTTCTTTTGATTAAACAGTGCTTCCGGCAATCATTTAAATAAAATGGATCATAAATTTCTTGGAGAACACTTGAAGTTCAAATAACAGACTATAAATCAATCGAagacttcttcaagaatttaaatTAGGTCATGCAAGAAATCTGTCTATATGATGATATACTATAAGGGATTATTCagatattacgtaacgcaaaatttgccaattttagacccccgtCTCTccccacgtaacaacttttgtatagaattttgttttgtatgaaccgtaggGAAAATTCCTCCCCCCAATGTTgcattacgtaatatttgaacgatccctaagtTAATCGAGAAATTCCACGGAATTCCACTTCATTTACCTCCTGACATACagcattgaatttttgctggaattccatcaagaattacttcagcTTTTCTACTTCATTTTTTCAtacatatttgaatttttttcagaaagccCTTGATGAGTCGTCCAGGTTCAATGTAAGAAAATCTTtaaaccctctaatacccaaccccgcctttagacggggtacactttggaattttgtgtatatttttgtagctcggaaatcaaaattattttagttTTGGCTTGAATCTTGATTcgtaacacgcatataagaaaagttttttttactttcgaaagttttttgtatttttgaaaattgtttgtttctTATACAACCTACAAAtgctggggttcatttaacgtgtaatacagtcaaccctccatgagtcgatattgaagggaccatcgactcatggaaatatcgagtcatggaacagcaatgctatggaaagcggtttgaggggaccatcatagtaaccatgaaatttagtttttagtatagttccatgagtcgatatcgagtaatggaacatcgactcatggaggtttaactgtatgaaaaatcgtaccttttatatttttctactatcaatctatcacagaagaagagcttggtgatattaaaataatttcaaacctgtttttccgtttattatacggaaaataaaaatatttccagaaaaatattaaaaatttaatgttttttttttaaattaccgtAAAAACTTGGATTTtcattattgtcaaaaatcagtaactagaagaggctccaagaaaaaatgagaaagaatagggatgttcaaaaataaaaattataaaaatcaaaaaccaaaattcgtagatttgcgaataaaaataaatcattgcccaaaacgtgtttagaatgattttagataactaaaaatgacatttagatcgaaaataaaaatttggatatTAAAGGGTTAAGAATCCTTCCAGATAGATAGGGATTCAGtgctacacgcagcgaactggactatcgaatgtcatacattttgccttatgaaagtccatttgcctgagtgtagtaatggaccccttagtagttGAGATTTCTGCAATGATATCTTAGATGGATAAAAGTTTTGTTTAGCCTATCAACAAGTGCCATGTCTTTTCTTCATAGTACGCctttaaaacacacaaaatcattcgatttataTACCGTGAAATActtatttggaaaactgttgtccttATGCCTATTAATGCCTATTATTATGGAAGGTtgcaaatttgacgtttcttaTTATgaaccctccatttgattcccatgttaTCCGACGCGTTGCAGACTTGCCTTTTATGGGCCCACCTCGAAATGCTAATTATGGAGATAATTTTATTTGGGAGAC includes:
- the LOC5578034 gene encoding dual 3',5'-cyclic-AMP and -GMP phosphodiesterase 11: MSDQDRPLFEALISDEHSENPRRRHACTGRFLTMHKRRRKKLHTRSLALDPAILDDILHGQVQCILDRVGHWRFNAFTLETVTGGRSLPVLCVHLFHWYGLLDHFNLDVVRVWKLFSLIEEGYHSTNPYHNSIHATDVTQAMHCFLQEKRILENLSPLEIMASLIGAVTHDLDHPGVNQPFLIATSNHLAALYENTSVLENHHWRSAVGCLLESGVAEQIQGIRPELEKQISSLILATDITRQQEFISQFRDYLSHDTLDMRNKEHRHFILQIALKCADISNPCRPWDISKKWSLKVCEEFFRQGDYERQLNLPVTSLCDRHSTSVPKIQTGFFKFVVTPLMDEWHRFLKTDLSYNMMHHLKYNQIQWESKLQAEMNEETRTEISDAELLDEDVDDNDDQDEPLHDLSDSSEILIPSAAKFGRRSSLQISGFCGARSERRFSVPIHSIPKIVLPARDHRESNLPPESIQESDEHKFDNDSLSIFSSDSDSLHRGARGSSTGSTADRERPLSAENLLPDCSIASMTAGICGDRLNLVLHGAVSVGNNANLLTVGTSKHLIRQQTFPPLQPYIRTRYMSSQAELGACPEALLESNSSSSSSNSHPEANSESRGILMTKKESTKRETDSSTSGEKAKIPKLSLGQKENLDPSMLKRSLSRRRGSAPVTVALPPKPVESDLSVSFVIKTCDLRRGSMPAEFITSMHTKDQPNGAQPEVTATVLPNNIGPAYNMQRRGSVPCDSSNSVVIRNSFNNKRRSAKKILRRRSSGGAEILSPILSEDATSSGNGAGAGSSATSSSTAWQRFKRRADAENLLSRRRGSLPVEVLTIGYSGTLRH